The stretch of DNA TCCTGTGCTCATAATCATACATGGatttgatcatggcaagacaTAGAAATTTTATCATTTCGGGTAGTTATAATTTTTCACAAACTCTATTAAagttataatcaaaatttattatttttgcttgtatttaaaatcaaattatagaatttcaaaaatttagaagagaaaaataaggtaaaatacttaccttaaatcCAGAATTTATTCATGAAGGAAGTTCATGGATCAATTGACAATCATTGTGCTCAATATTATGTAGAAGTTGAGCATCATGCATGTATCCCAAAGCCTGGCGATCAAAGCAGATGCCtctactcaattggttagagtctTGTGTTGTGTTATGAAACAACAACATTGCAGAGAGAAGTACAAGGATATTTCTTATGGGTGAATTACAATAGAATagaactcctctatttataaggAAAAAGTGATTTAGCCACCAaataacaaaccctaaaatctaACTAAAATATAAACATTCATAATCCTATTTATAACAATAATGTATTAATAgggaataaagaaaagaagagaaaaagctGAAAAGAAACAAGCCTGTACCAGCTAAATTTAGAGAGTACGAAACTACTAGGAAAGGTCGAAATGACAATCTTGTCAAAAAGCTTtactacttttattttatttttttaaaaaaacttttaTCCAAATATAAAAACATTTTCTAGAAAAGTCCAACTATTTTTCGTCACCAGGCAAATTCTCATCACATATTAAAATCAAACTAATAAAGACAAAAAACCAAAACCTCTACATAGAGAGCAGCTATATATATGTCAATGGGGTGGTAACAGAATTGAAAGTTTAAGCTTTGAATTGTGGGGTGTGGTGAAAAAATGGAGGGAGAAGAAGTAAAGAATGAAAACAAGACGCCATTGTTAGAAGGGTGGAAGCTTAGTGGAAGTGGACGGCGGAGCAGCCACCGGATAAGTCGCCGGAATTCTGTAACATCTCTGAGGGGTGATTTCTTGGCAAGATTACCTGAAAAGGTCAAGTCTTGTGTTAATGATAATGGTGATGTTGAATCTTGCTCCAATATTGACCTTTCCAAATCCTCTTGCTTAACTAAAGGTTCTCTCTTTCTCCTCCCTCAATTACACTTTTGCTTATAAAAGAAAGGGCAGCCAATGCACTAAGTTGCCGCTATGCGCGGGTCAGGAAAGGGCCGGATCACAAGTTTTATTGTACTCAGTCTTACATGTATTTCTGCAAGAATTGTTTCCTCGGCCTAAACCCGTGACCAGGATGTGTCCGCCAAGCTACCTTTATCCTTTTGCTTGTCAAGAGtcaattttaaagagaaaaaaaacGAGTCATTTTTGCTAACTTTTGGAATTAAATTGAACTAGATTATATCATCTTTAATATCAAAGTGAAAGAACACAATGTTAGTAAAAGTTTCTTAGTTTGAGTCTTTAGAAAGAAAAGTGCCAAACTTCTGTTACAGAGAGGGACTggttttctgttttttttttcctttcttttttctttctttgataTTTTGTGTATATCAAGCAGCTAACATGTATATTTTTTTGTCTATCTGTTGTGTTTATTGGAGAAGGTATGAGGAGATTGGGAATATATGTTGTGTTGAAATTGCTGTCTAAGCTACTACTTCCTAGCACATTTCAAGTATATGGACTAGCATAAAGTATACATGTGTTCTATAGGTGAAGGAAGTAGAGAAGACCTTGTGAAATTGATCGGGTCATTTTCTGTTTTGTTtcatttattttgtttttttgggTTGCAATTTTTTGTGGAATAGGCTTTTTGTCTTAATTGTTTGTGGTAATGGTTGAGCATGCATTTTCATAGTCCACATGACAATGTTTTAGCACGATTAAGGACACTAGTCGACTAGTCTTCAGTGTGGCTGAAACCTGCAATTTTGTTTACAAGTTGTTATTGAAGGGTGGGGAAACATTATGTTATGTGGTAGAGATAATGCGATGATGAAATTTAGTGGAAGATGCTGATCCTAGGCTAAATTTGGTGTTTTGACCATGTTCCATTAGATCTTAAGGACTCTCAAAACCTGTATTGGTGTTTGGCTACACCTCTCGTCCCATTCCCTTTCCTCCTTTAGTATCAAACTTGAGTGCGTGGTTGGAAATAGAGATTATAAGTCTTGATGATATGTAGGTATATCAAGAACAACTGCTTGATACAATTCTTTTTGTTATTCCTTGCACATTAACTTCATTAAGACTCTGAAGGGTTTGAAAGGATATCAAATTGCACCCCGCCTACAATGAAGCTAGCTAGTTTCCCTTTCTTTGTTGAATTGTTCATTCCctcttccatttttttttttttttaccatagGAGAAAAGGACTACTATGAAAAACAATTTGAGACATTGAAGTCATTTGAAGAAGTTGATTCCATTGTCGCATCTAAGTGCATTGATGCTGAGGATCTTGAAGAACAAGCTCAACATGAGAGGGCGATGAAGATCTCCAATTACGCAAATGTTTTATTGCTAGCTCTTAAGGTAATAACAATTACATACTTATAGTGGCGGACCTAAGTACAATGAAGGGGGTTCAATTAAATCCCCTTCGTAATACAATTGCTCTGTAAAAATATGATAAAacaattttttgtatatatattagTTTTTGATTCTTGACATATGGGAAGTTTTAAATTTAATGGTAAAGGGGGCTCAAAAATTGCAATAGGTCACAAGTACGAATCCTAGGTGGCAAGTTTTGAACCCCCTTTACcattaaatttaaaactttacTTATGTCAAACAGATTCGAGcacttgtatatatatacaaaaagttTTTATCCAATATGTACAGAGCAATTTCTTGAAGAAGGGGATTCAATTGAACTTAGGTTCGCCAGTACTTGCACTCCAGAGGAAATTAGTTTGGCAAAGATGGTGATTATGCAATTTCATATAATGACTCTGGTAACACATTTTGCACCTTGGATATCAATGCCAGTAGTAGTGTGATGTTTTATGCATTTTTTCTGTAATGGCAGTAGTAACTATCTTGCACCTTGCAGATCTATGCCACAGTGAAGAGTGGTTCCCTGGCTATTGCTGCATCTACATTGGATTCCTTACTAGATCTCATGGCTGGTGGCATACTATGGCTGACTCACCTATCAATGAAAAATATCAACATCTACAAATATCCTATAGGGAAGTTGCGAGTGCAGCCAGTAGGAATTATTATATTTGCTGCTGTTATGGCTACACTTGGTATGTGATCTCCTTTGACATACTAACCATTTCATTTAGAATCTATTGAGCGTTACATTTGTTGGGGGAGCTATGTCAAGAAAAGTATCCGTGAGAACTCTATTgagcacccaagggtgtggcctagtggtcaatgaagtgggtgagaaccatgaggtctcaggttcaaatcccagcggaggcaaatactaggtgatttcttcccatctatccaagccttggtggatagagttacctggtacctgttgctggtgggaggtggcaggtatcccgtggaattagtcgaggtgcgcgcaagctggttatcaaaaaaaaaaaaaaaaactctattGATATTGTGCTCAAGTTCTGTCCATTTTAGGCTTTCAGGTGTTGATTCAGGCTGTAGAACAACTAGTTGAAAATAAATCTCCCGAAAAGTTGACCTCGGATGAGCTTGTCTGGTTGTATGCTATCATGATAACAGCCACAGTGGTAAAACTTACCCTTTGGCTCTACTGCAGAAGCTCAGGAAACAACATTGTCCGTGCCTATGCAAAGGTGTGTTTAGTATCTTTGCTTTCTGGCTTTGACATCCTTATGGTGATTCTCTACTTGTCTAAATTGAAGATATCTTTGTCAGGATCACTATTTTGACGTGGTAACTAATGTAGTCGGATTGGTAGCAGCTGTCCTTGGTGATAAGTTCTACTGGTGGATCGATCCCGTTGGTGCCCTTATCCTTGCAATTTATACAATCTCCAATTGGTCAGGAACTGTTTTAGAGAATGCAGGTAATTCTTGTTTCTTTCAACGCGGTGGTTTTCTGGTTATTCGGGACACGGATATTAGTTATTTAATGGCGAgagtgaaaaaagaaaaaaaaattggtgATGAGGGCTGGTTTCTGCTGCCCTTCTCACCTGAAGGAACATCACTTCATCATAGTGAATCAGAGTCATGAAAAATTCTTTTCTTTCTGTATATATCTTGTATAAGTGGTTTCTCTAAATCAAATCCATAAACTATTACTTTCAATAAAAAAGGAAATATCACCAAATGATAGTGAGTGCTGCAAAATTTTGTGCTGGGGCTACAAAATCCAATTGTTTGATAGCCCAATTGAGATATTGGAGCTCGAATTTACTAAAGAAGTTCGTTCTACTTTTAAAATGGTGTTATGGACCGAAGAATATCCGATGCTAACCTGAACAAGGTTTTCTCATGTAGCATCATTGGTGGGACAGTCAGCGCCTCCCGAGTATTTGCAAAAGTTAACATATCTTGTTATAAGACACCCCCAAGTGAAGCGCATTGATACAGTTCGGGCATACACATTTGGTGTTTTGTACTTTGTAGAGGTCGGTATCTTGAAAATCTCTAATAGCATAATGGTTTTTCTGTCAATCATTTTAAAAGTAGTCTGCTTCTCTCAACACAGGTTGATATTGAACTTCCAGAAGATTTGCCTTTGAAAGAAGCACATACTATTGGAGAAACTCTACAAATAAAGCTCGAGAAACTCCCTGACGTTGAACGAGCATTCGTTCATCTCGATTTTGAATGCGAACACAAACCAGAGCATTCTGTCCTCAGCAGGCTACCAAACACTGAACCTTAGCATTTACAGTTATGTACAGAGAGATGTGGATATACAGAGGAGAGTTGCAATTACATTCGTTTCCGCTTCAGTTACTGTAGACACAAACATTTAACTGGTGGTCTTAAGTGTATATTCATATGATTCAGCACAGTGGATTCTTGAAAGAGATATAGTGAACTTGATTTTAATTTCAGTGTGAAAAGTACTTGTGTCATTTTTATAAGGTTGCAGGTTCACCCCTTTTGGAAATCTTGGAGATCCTTTTGTAATAGTATTTAGAGTTTTTATCATTTCCAAAGTAGAAATGTGGCATTAAATTATATGTCAAGATTAAAGGTCCTGAGCTTAAGATCTCTCAGTGTACTGGCACTTGTATGAACTATGTTTGCCATTGTATTCCCAGCTAATACAAATTTGAAATATAAAGCATTTTAAGATTTTCAAACAGGGCATTTCTAAGATTAACCGAAATGGGATGTTGCTGAGAATTTGGTCGGGgaattatcacttttagcccgcgccagAAGAAAAAGTATATagaatttgtataatttttgtgtataacatacagaatatatatatatatgtatatatatatatatatatatatatacatacatacaaaaaatatacaaaattttatatatttttttctgcTATTATTTTTACTGCGGCTATATACATGGGGATTTTTCTGGGGATTATTACCtgcaagtaaaaaaaaaaatccgtATATAAATTACCTGGGGTTTTAATCCGTATGTAAATTACTTGCGAATTTTTTCGTAGGAAATTCTAAAAATTCACATGAAAGTTTTGGTATGAAAGTTAGGAGTTTCCTTGCGGattttcatacgaaaatatctgcAAGTAAATCCCCATCAAAATTTCCAAATAAATCTATAAAACTTTTagacaaaaaattaaaattactgctatagtatttttattattaaaattatttttataaagatTACTCTctacatatattatttttgtatttggaTATACGCTTCTCACACATATACAATACCACAACATTGTTTTTCTTATATTAGTTAttaattactattactattactatatTACTATTACTAAATATATATCCAAACATCTCCCTCCAAATTTTCATGTTTTGTAACTTTCTTAACATAAGACTAGTTTATTACATTAATACACCAAGAGGCTTTGAAGCAAATACAGTCGGACGCCTTGCCAACATGCTGAAGTTATAAACCGGATGcattaattaaggatttgatAAATCaagcaaaaaattatttttagaaGTAAAAGCAAgtgaattaaattataattatatacTTTTAGTTTAATAATATTCTTAGCTATTTTTCAAAAGTTTCATTTATATTCCTTGAATACCACTAATTTctttttatataaatattatattaattaaCAAGAATTCTTGTATATCATAATTGGTAAGAATTATTTCGTTAATCCTAACAATTTATACAAGATCAAGTTATTTTAATATGATAGAAGTTAATCAAGAGATGATGTTAGAAAGTATAATCATATGGTCACTTGAAATTAAGTTTCAATCCTAACATTTACAAACTAATATCATTTTAACACACTACAAttaaattttatcattttaaatacATGTGAAAAAATAACATACATAAGATAAAAAGTTAATAAAAGTTAGTTACATTTTTTATAAGTATAATATAATTTTTCTCTGCTTAAAAATTAAACTTAAATTATGCACTTATGCATAATTTAGTATATTTTCTGATGATATTAACTAAAATATGTGAGACATGGCCGTATCTTAGTTTTGTTATATCCTTTTATATCAACCATCTTAAGATTTTAGTTCTTGATATAACTAGATTTATGCTAATGATATTGTTATTGAAGTTGTTGAAAAAGTGATGACCGACTATATTATGATTAATGACTTGTAATATTCAATccgaacatatatatatatcattaagTTTTATATAGAGTCAGTAATTTAACTATTTTTACCTATACAGTCGAGAAAATATAATAGATAAAATTAACACCTAAGGATGTGTTTTCCATATCAAGTTTTTGTAGTTTTTagaagtaaaaaaatatttttaaataaaaatgataatattttcttaaaactttaaataatatttttaagtatttATAGAAAATCAAATTTAAATATCTTAACTATAAAATCCTCAGGTAAATTTTCAAGTATTATATATTCAACTAAAGCAGCAACAATAACATTTCTATCTAAATCCTAAGAACAAATCCTCAATCAAAATTTCAGATAAATTTTTAGGTAAGAAAATTCCCAGCTATATCACCAAGAACAAGTTTTtagcaaataataataaaatttgcaTGTAATTCTCCAAATAAGCAAATCCCcaagaattatttttaaaactaaatatacaacaacaaaatTTCTAGgtaatttttcaagtaagaaaATTCCCAAGTAAATCTTCAAGAAAATTTTTTCAGCTACATCCGCATCAACAACATCCCTAGGTAATTTCTCAGCTAAGACAATCCCCTAAAAGAATCTCAAGCTAAattcacaataacaatatccCCAGGTAATTCCCCAAATAAGCAGATCCCCAGGTAAATTCCCAAGAAAACATCCCCAAGTAAATTCGCATGTATCGCTACCTGGGAATTTTCCTACGGAGTATCATAgaaatttttttctatttttttgtttaattacCTGCGAAAATGTACTTGCGGATTAGTTTCCCCGGTAATTTCCTAGAAAATACTTTGGCTCTTTATGGCGCCAAAGTTACGTACATATTTTcttgggaaaatatttttcgcaAGTAAAATATTCTAAATTTAAGAATTTTAATTTTTCTCATGAAAATCCGCATGTATTATCTGCAAATAAAATTCTCAGGTAAAATCCCCATGTAATTAACACTTTTCTTGTATTTCCAATTTGGTCGTTGCTGATATACCTTCTTTTTCCCGAGGGAATTTATCATATATAACATGAGATCAAGGGCGGAACTAGAGATCAAGGGCGGAGCTAGAGGGACAGAAGAGAATTAATTCGAACTCATTTAGGCGGAGGATTATATTGTATGTAAATCTATATAAACCTTCTTTTCCCGTTCTTTATTCCCATTCATCCTTGTTGAATACAAACCATGAAGCAAGATAAGAAAAATCAAGAAACTTGCATTAATTCTACATTTCTAATttattccaaataaaattttctttgttATCCAAACGTAAATGCTAAATCCTAGAAGTAAGTCTGATTGCTGAAGGTGTCACCAGAGGACCACCATCATCTTCTTTCTTACCCTCAACAGCTGCTgttaccttttctttttcttcactttCTTTTTTCTGTTTCATCTTCTTCACCCCTTCTTCCTTAACCTGCTCAAGGACAAAGGAAtaataaaaagttaaaaaatttagcTTTAGTCAGGTTGCAAGCATTAACAACAAGTGTCGAAAGACAAGTAACACAAATCCAGGATACGTAACGGCCAGCAAAGATGAATTCAGGATTTAAACTATATAGGTATAAATGTAAATGTGAATTCTATCGCCTTTTCATTTCATTTGATTGACCCAGTTTCAAATCTATCATTTgtacttatttaataaattattttaatatataCACAAGGCCCGGGCCAAAGTATGAACTTATAACTAACGCCGTAGTGACTTGCTCCAAGTAATGGGCAGTGACTTGAAAATTAAGGTAAGTAACCATGTAAATATATTTAAATAAATGTAACCCAACTAGCCGCTCATCCaaacacttaaactaaaaataaccggTGAAggtataatatatacataatttatgtattatatgtgtataattatgtataatcaatgtataatctatgtatatagaTAGTGATTTTGTATGATAATGAATTTGCTATTTGAAACGTTTTTGGCTTTATTGCTTTAAAGTTATGTAACGTCTCTTATTGG from Nicotiana tomentosiformis chromosome 11, ASM39032v3, whole genome shotgun sequence encodes:
- the LOC104121093 gene encoding metal tolerance protein 4-like; the protein is MEGEEVKNENKTPLLEGWKLSGSGRRSSHRISRRNSVTSLRGDFLARLPEKVKSCVNDNGDVESCSNIDLSKSSCLTKGEKDYYEKQFETLKSFEEVDSIVASKCIDAEDLEEQAQHERAMKISNYANVLLLALKIYATVKSGSLAIAASTLDSLLDLMAGGILWLTHLSMKNINIYKYPIGKLRVQPVGIIIFAAVMATLGFQVLIQAVEQLVENKSPEKLTSDELVWLYAIMITATVVKLTLWLYCRSSGNNIVRAYAKDHYFDVVTNVVGLVAAVLGDKFYWWIDPVGALILAIYTISNWSGTVLENAASLVGQSAPPEYLQKLTYLVIRHPQVKRIDTVRAYTFGVLYFVEVDIELPEDLPLKEAHTIGETLQIKLEKLPDVERAFVHLDFECEHKPEHSVLSRLPNTEP
- the LOC104121092 gene encoding uncharacterized protein isoform X2; translated protein: MTTNSKKHKGNPPKSASTDKEGQLKLYSPDYAVKVNTSYQQKSDDQNKNMVKEEGVKKMKQKKESEEKEKVTAAVEGKKEDDGGPLVTPSAIRLTSRI